One window of Chamaesiphon minutus PCC 6605 genomic DNA carries:
- the sufU gene encoding Fe-S cluster assembly sulfur transfer protein SufU: MNTTNLRDLYQQVILEHYKKPKHRGKTNPVDRYQKGHNPSCGDTIELTLQLDPDGERVTDIKFEGEGCAIALASVDLMAGALVGKTIDEALDAIGTFQQMMKGEGEFPKEQRKLNVMKGVAQFPVRIKCANLGWHTLKAALQMTGEAKLADFVSNEAEL; this comes from the coding sequence ATGAATACGACTAATTTGCGCGATCTGTACCAACAGGTCATCCTCGAACATTATAAAAAGCCCAAGCATCGAGGTAAAACTAATCCTGTCGATCGGTATCAGAAAGGGCACAATCCATCTTGTGGCGATACCATCGAACTGACACTACAACTAGATCCCGATGGCGAGCGCGTCACTGATATTAAATTTGAAGGCGAAGGTTGTGCGATCGCACTAGCTTCGGTCGATCTCATGGCTGGAGCGTTGGTGGGTAAAACGATCGATGAAGCTTTAGACGCAATCGGCACTTTTCAACAGATGATGAAAGGGGAAGGTGAATTTCCCAAAGAGCAACGCAAACTCAACGTCATGAAAGGTGTGGCTCAATTTCCCGTCCGGATTAAATGCGCCAATCTCGGCTGGCACACGCTCAAAGCTGCACTCCAAATGACTGGAGAAGCCAAGCTTGCTGATTTTGTCAGTAATGAAGCAGAGTTATAA
- a CDS encoding Ycf51 family protein: MISTADFFKYCQWSGIVTLALAVLTILALVLKWGFKFRLVGATGFMGVLTAGLFALSLVPIVHSNVPGALHYSLIYDNGSDRATIAVKTPISEAGLDATLRQAAGDLYSYGRSGASDRQLKVRARTVVHPRPGVSEPLVLGEVTRSLGGGEDSQLNVRIDRANLTKVAPAKI; this comes from the coding sequence ATGATTTCAACTGCTGACTTTTTCAAATACTGTCAATGGTCGGGAATCGTCACGCTGGCTTTGGCAGTGCTGACGATCTTAGCTTTGGTCTTAAAATGGGGCTTCAAATTTCGACTCGTCGGCGCGACTGGATTTATGGGCGTACTGACTGCTGGTTTATTTGCCCTTAGTTTAGTCCCGATCGTACATAGCAATGTCCCGGGCGCGCTGCACTACTCATTGATTTATGATAACGGCAGCGATCGCGCCACTATTGCCGTTAAAACCCCCATTAGCGAAGCCGGGCTAGATGCGACCTTACGTCAAGCCGCAGGTGATTTGTATTCTTATGGACGCTCCGGTGCGAGCGATCGCCAGCTCAAAGTGCGCGCGCGGACGGTCGTTCATCCGCGTCCCGGCGTTTCCGAACCGCTAGTATTGGGAGAAGTCACGCGCTCGCTCGGTGGCGGCGAAGATAGTCAATTAAACGTAAGAATCGATCGAGCTAATCTGACTAAAGTAGCTCCAGCCAAAATCTAA